The Siniperca chuatsi isolate FFG_IHB_CAS linkage group LG2, ASM2008510v1, whole genome shotgun sequence genome window below encodes:
- the fam219aa gene encoding LOW QUALITY PROTEIN: protein FAM219A (The sequence of the model RefSeq protein was modified relative to this genomic sequence to represent the inferred CDS: inserted 1 base in 1 codon), translated as MMEEIDRFQVPPVNGETQPLDPAASSTSEADPDNKGETVAMNYKPSPLQVQIEKQRDLARKGSVKNGTVGSPVNQQPKKNARTRLVVPNKGYSSLDQSPDEKPLVALDTDSDDDFDMSRYSSSGYSSAEQINQDLNIQLLKDGYRLDEIPDDEDLDLIPPKXVNPTCMCCQAAPSTACQIQ; from the exons ATGATGGAAGAAATCGACAGGTTCCAAGTACCTCCAGTCAACGGAGAGACACAGCCTTTG gACCCAGCAGCATCCTCCACCTCAGAGGCAGACCCTGACAACAAGGGAGAGACTGTGGCCATGAACTACAAGCCCTCACCTCTACAAGTCCAAATAG AGAAACAGAGGGACCTTGCCAGGAAGGGATCGGTGAAGAATGGCACCGTGGGAAGTCCTGTCAATCAACAGCCCAAGAAGAATGCCAGGACAAG GCTGGTAGTGCCAAACAAAGGCTACTCCTCTTTAGACCAGAGCCCAGATGAGAAGCCCCTGGTAGCACTGGACACTGACAG TGACGATGACTTCGACATGTCCAGATACTCCTCATCAGGATACTCCTCAGCCGAG CAGATCAACCAGGACCTGAACATCCAGCTCCTGAAGGATGGGTACCGGCTCGATGAGATCCCGGATGACGAGGACCTGGATCTGATCCCCCCAA CAGTCAACCCCACCTGCATGTGCTGCCAGGCTGCTCCCTCCACAGCCTGTCAAATCCAGTag